The genomic DNA CTGTTAGTTTATGCAGCACTAATATCAACTTGTCCGCGCTTCCCTTCCCCATTCTCTTTAAACTCTTGAGAGAATAAATTGTTCACAAGAAGTATATAGAATCCCCTATAAAGGAGCTGAAGAGTTTAACTACGGAAATCTGAACTTTTTATAGCTTTGTTGCCTTAACAGCTGAACTTGGACAGACTGCTTGCAAAAATGTGGGATGAAATGGGCCTAGTCAGAGTTTATTCAAAACTGCAGGGCCAACAGCCTGATTACACAGATCCTTGTGTTCTCTCTTCTGTATGTTGTATTTCCTTTTCTTATATATATCCATAAAATATTACTTATAAACTTTCAGCATGTTTTTAAGGGTAAGGATTTGTTACAGCTGTACCTTTTTGTCATATTTGTATCTCTTGTTGAAATCTCAGGATAGAGGTGGGTGCACTGTGGAAGCCTTTTGTAATCACTTGCATAGAAACCTGGTAAAACAGGTCAAGTATGTGTTAGTTTGGGGCAGGAGTGCCAAGCACAGTCCGCAGACTTGTGGCCTTTCTCATGTACTTGAGGATGAGGATTTAGTTCAGGTTGTTAAGAATAAGGTAAGAACATTGTTTATATGTTTTTATTGAACCACGTACATAATTTTTATTTGTAAGTATCCTTAAAAAAAATAATGGAACCAGAGATCAGATCAAAAAGGGTAAGCCTTTGTCCAAAAGTATGTATCAAAACCAGTAGGCACAAAATAGGAGAATAGTATCAATAATGAAAAAAACTGACTCTAAAAAAATTAAGGATAGATATCATATTTCAAAGACAGTACTGGTGATATCTCTAACTACTGGAGATTTTTTGCTTTTGAATAGAATTTTTCCCATAAGAAGCTTGAAAAACTGGTTGTCTTAATTTCTACTAAAGGAGACAGATTTTACGGACATATATTAGAACTGAAGTGTACCTACTGAGGATTCCATTTTATAAACACTATCCTGTCAAGCATCCTAAAAAAACGAAACTTCACACTTGCATTAAAATGATTCTTTGTCATGATCATACTTCTACTCAGTGAAACATCCTAAAGTCAGAAATAGAATATATGGAAAGCATGCCAGGATGGTTAATTTGGGTTACTTAATTTAAAAGACACATAATGTGTACTTTTTTCTTTGTGTACATGATGTTACATATTGTACCATGTTGGAGGATGGCAATTTTTGTTGTTTGTATTGTGTTTTCTTATTCCCAAGCCTGGTAGAAATTGAAGTACTATCAACTTAAATAGCTATTGCTGGTTTATTTTGTGCAGGACAGATAAGGGGAAGGAAGAGGACGTTTCAAGTCTCATACTACAGGCCCTGCTCGAATATCGGACAGAGTAAAAAAGGTTCCCCTGAAAACCTAGTTGTTTATAAATTAATGATTAATGATTTGGTGATCCCGTACAATTTATCTCGAGTACCAGAAGATGATTACTTTTCAAAAGTGGTGTTTAACTATAAGGTGCCGTGAAATTTGTACTTGTTAAGTATTGCTATGAAGAAAATACATGAAATTATCCTAAGGATACAATGACTTGACGAGTATTATATATTTTGATATGGAACATACAAGTGAGTATTAACTGTCTTTCTTCAGTGGCATCCCTAAGTTAGGCAGATGGAATCCTTGTTTTGCAATAAAATTTGGAGAGTCCAATACTTTTGGTTTTGCATGGGCAGTAGCAAACAACATGTTATGAAATTTTGATATTAGTAAATCTTCTTGGGATCGCCAAAAGAGTAATATTTCTTTTACCTTTAGTTTAATAATCACTTCTTTTTGTTTTCAAATTCTCTATAATGTCACTTTGCTCTTTCTGATATTCCTTGTTAAAGCAGCTGCTGCCATTCAATTTCTGTCTCCACTCCTTTCTGTTATTCAAGCTATACAATTGTTCATTACAGCTGATTAGATGATTTggtttgataaagaaaatatttaAGCACTTTTATTTGTTGTCAAGAAAGACTTGcaaggaaaaagaaagaatgtGTTAGATTTATGTTTCAAATATTGTTTAGtcaattatatttaattattagatgtTTTAGATATTTAgtaatagattaattattagagaaaattaTTTAGTAGTGGGATAGTGGAGTTATGAAGCTAATTAACGGGCATATAATTTAGCCGCTAAGCGGTGGTTTAGTTTTGATATGTGTAAAGCCTTTATAATAGCTAGTTTACTTTCAATTTCATATATGAGAAAAAACACCCCAAGTTCTCTACAATAATATAGGTGTTTTCTTTTCTTTAATTTATTCAACAGAATGGATCTCGTAGGATTCTGAATTAAATTTCGCTTTCTTGATTGAAATATATGTAGTGGTTTAAGAATAAGAGGGCGAAAAAATAGAGTGTACTTGTAAAGAGCGAAGAGGATGAGCAGTGGGCACACAAATGGGTGTCAGTTTGAAAGGGTTTAAAGTAGGTTGTAATGGATACGACTCCTTTGGCAGTCCGATTTTAGCCCTGGACACCCTTTCATAAACTAGTGGTTTCTTTAGATTTTACATTATTTCTATTAAGTATATACTATATACTTATGGATATATGCTTCTTCATCCAAATAACTTGCTATGCCTGAAAGAATAATGAAGAAATATGATCTGTCTCGCAGTCCAGGTACCTAAGATTTAGATGAAATTCTGGATTTAGATGAAAGACAGTTAGTACTCGGTTGTATATTAAGTATATACCAGCTCCATAGCCGTGCAGGGCATGTTCTATAGTGCGTGAATTAATGTTATTTTGATTGTAATTATCGACGATATATTCATGTTGATAGATCGATTAACTAAATATCTTTCTTTATGAAATTGAGATCGATGTTGTACCTAACGTATTTTTTCTCAAAATGAATTGAATATGCGGCAATGAAATCGAAATATACGATCAAAATATAATACAAATGAAAGTACACATATATATCATTAAAATAATTACAATTTATAAGAATGAAATATTGcggagttaatcaaagagttacTGTAGTTGTTTACATGGTACAATTAGTGATACAAAATATAATGAATATGAGGTAATTCTTACTTTCCATTATGAAAACTGgcatattaaatataatattgtACAATTGACAATATGAATACATTTTTCAATATACATcatttttttatgaaaaatataataatagATAGGTCAGTAATCAGTGGTTATGGAATTTGAAAAATGGACTAAATCGGTTGAACTACTGATTTATGCTTTTATCAAAAATAGATAATTTATCGAAATGCTAAATCGAAATAATATcgaatatatttttttatttttttaaaaatatataggTAAAATATTTATATTTGAAATGTGCAAAATTGCATTTTTACATCCATACTAAGTTATAACATTATTTTGTGTgcattatttataaaaataataagaGTATTAATCATTTTTACGCATCTCCCTTCTTCTTCCCTTATCTTTTCAGTTTTTATTCGGCAGTCATCTGATTTCTTCATTTAAATTCGTCATTCTTCACCAACTCGATGCTGAGTatatttcttcttccttttcttctctttAAAGCCTTTGATTCGTCAAATTTTGACTGGAAAATTGCCGATTTTACAGGAAAATCACTGATTTTGATCGAAAATGGCAAAAATGTTGTATGCTCCAATTTTGCTTAATAATATTTTTTGGTTGTCTTCCAAGCAATTTATCGGCGAAATTGTCAATTTCTATAACATTGCAGTTTTTACTTATACCTCTAAAAAAACTTTAAATTGGTTGATGTAAAAAAAATGATTCACCTTACTATTGTAAAATATTAATGTAACCACGATGaacttgatattttaatattttactatatatattcaaaatctGTCTTACTTTATATTCGATTTGACCATATAATAAGAATCTCAACTTTATTATAAGCCCTCTCATAATCCATTCTTTTATTAGTATACAAAGAGAATATCTCTTATATTTATTTGGTTTAATAATTGATACACTAACATTGTCATATTCAGATTAGCTAACATATTAAATTCATTTgctgaaaataaatttattttatataaagtCCTTAAGAAAATAAGAATTTAGTATAGATAAAGacaaatattattaaattttagatatttaattatataatgtTAATATTCAATGATAATGGTaacatatataaaattattaaaactaaTGAGTTAGttataattaatatatgttattaaatatgacaattatttatattattaataagGAGTAATAATGACTTAAAAGTCACCAGTACTTCTGGAAAGCAGAAATACTTGGCTTGGATACTTAATTTGAACAGAAGTGGATGAGTAATGCACGTGTGCATGCGCGACATAAATTATTAAAGATATTGTGGCCACCCATTCACGTGCACTCTTAACTAACTTATAACTTGGCTTTCAAGTTCTTCACCCCCACCCCACGACACTCGTGTCACCCATGTAGTCATTACGATACAGACATCCAATATATGCTGGCCAGGCCCTGGATGTCGTATATCTAGCTATAATTCTCTATATATTTATGTAATGTATGATTTTATTTGGCTAAATCTTCTTTAATATGTATAAATTTATGGTGTTGGTGGGTTGGTGCCACAATTGCCAAGGCGGAATTGACAACCACATTCACATCTACGTATGCAACGAAATTGCTGAGAAAGAAGCTTATTGTAAGTCCATTACCGAGACTGCTCGAAAGTCTCTAACATGAATACGTGTCTCTAGTAAATCGGATTTGATAACATTTTAACTTTTTTTACATTTTCTTGATGGTGTTCAAGGTGTCCATGCCAAATATTCATATGTGATGTCTAATTTTCGAGTATTTTTGAGTATCAATAAGTATCGAACACAGATACTCGAGATAAAGACAAAGTAAAGCTATTATTATCGGGTAGTTGCATGCCTGTATTAATGGTGAGGTCTTGTCTAATATCATTGACAAGCGTACGTGATGCATGACCCTCCATGCATGCCCTTACATGGACCATTTTGAAAGTATAGGATGTAGCCACCTATCTGGAGATTAGGGTTTGATCCCTCTGTTGTATGAATTATCAGCAAACAGTGTGTGCGTGCGAATAGGATAGGACGACTGGGGAGTTACTGGGCCATTCTTGTAGTTAATTAGTACCACTTGATATGCCAGCGGCCAGCCAAACCGATTGCTTGCCCACAAAAAAAATCAACAACGAAACAATTATAGCATAATTAATTAAGAAGATAGGAAATTGCCCTTaaagttttattaattatttggaTCACCAAAAATTATTACATTAGAGGAATTTATATATTTATCATGTAGAACGGAGATTATTTATCGGAGGGTATCATTTACATATAGAGTCCTATGTTACATGTTGAAATGTATGATATGAAGTATTAACTTCCTATTCACAAAAGCATAATTCAAGAAGAAACAATTACTAGCATTAAGAAGATAAGAAATTGCCGAGTAGAGCATAACTCTCTAAAGTGATATTATTTGGATCCTAGAAAATTATTATATTAGAGGAATTTTTATATCAATACTCGTTATCATATAGGACCGAGACTTTTTATCGGAGGGTATCATTCTATGCGGAGAGTACTATGTTAAATGTTGAAATGGAAGTATTAACTTCCTATTCACATTTGACATTGGTGATGCTGTGGAAGACAATTTCAACTGTGGGCAAGTATAATAAGTTGATATTCTAAGCCTTTGATGACAAAATTCAAATTTAGATAACTACTAATATATATAGGGAGTTGCTCAAATGAGAACCCCCACTAATATGAGAACTGAGATATAATTTCAGCCACATATTTTCATTCCTAAATTAAATCACAGtcatataattatttttttaatcttATTTTCATTTAACCCACCCCAAGCCTATACTCTCTGCCCCCGATTTATTCCCTCCACCCATCAGATATACATATAACCTATACATACAAAACTTTCAACTTCCCCCGCCGTCGCTGCCCATCCCCTTTCTCATCTTCATCCCTTCCTCTACCATCCCTTTCACCTCCACTGTCATCCATAACCATCGCAACACCTCAAATACTGGCGACGCATCTCCTCTAATTCTGATATGCTCGATGACACGATTAAAGCTCTGCTCCAGCTCCATACGGAGATAAATTAGTGATTTTTTGTTATACCGGAGTTGTTTATATTCAGATATGTTGATTTTGTTGACTTTATATTGTTGAAAAGGATAAAGACGTGGAGGTGGTTATGTTGAGGTGTAGGTGGCTGAAATTGATTAAATTGGAGATTTGGAAATTTTGTTTCGATTTTCATGATTTAATTGGTGGTGATTATGATTCGTGTTGGTTAGAGTGGTGAACAGTGATTAATGATGGTGAGGTGCTGGTGGGCACAAAAAGTGGTTGGCTGTGGTGATTATTTGTTGGATGCGGTAATTTTCGTTTTCCGGTGATGATTTTTCTGGTGATTTTTTGTTTTGATGATGTTCTCCGGAGTTGATAAATAGAGCAGGTGGCCGGATCTGGTGGACAAAAATCCTGGCTGTATGTGGTGATTTTCCTTTTCCGTTGGTGATTTTTCATTTTCTGGTGATGATTTTTTGTATTCCGTTGGTGATCTTTGATTTGACGGTGGTGATTTTATATTTGTCGGTGGTGATTTTCTGGTGATCGCCCGAGGTAGTAGTGGTCACCGGTGGTGGTGGTGGCCGGAAATGGTGGTTGGAGGTAATGGTGGTGGTAAGTAGAAAGAAGAAGATGGAAGAGATGATGGTTGAAGAAAATGATGAGATTTAAAATGAATGGTAtagattaaaaatatatttaattttttatgattgagattagatctcatatcttaCCAAAAAATGTTCTCAATGAAGGAAgacccaatatatatatatatatatatatatatatattataaatagtATAAATGATGACAATTGACGAGAGAAAAAGGGTTGATAGATGATTGATCCACTCCTCTCCACCCCCACCAAGATCTAACACTGGATATTGTGTCCAAAGCTTTCGGAGACCACCCACTTATTTTTAATCTTCACCCAATGCTCCTTTCACCTTCTTTTACCCCCCATGCAATACTTAAACATATATAGACAAGGACATCCCCAATCATTATTCACCaacaatttataattatttaattaattaattaaattatagtaattaccaaattaattaataatagcaAATAGTCACATAAATTCAAGATTTGTCTTGCTTGTATTTAGCTGATGGAAGAaacatatttatattatttacaCTATCCAGGAATTACCATATCATAATGTTTAACCAAACCACCTGTACAACCAAATTTGAAGCAAAAAATTAAAGACAGGAAAATCTTATTACAACTTCCCTTGATTCCCCCAAAGCTTAACTAATAAAAATTACAAGGCTGCTAGACACTAGTACACAAGTTttacaatcactagatttcatTACACAAGCAAACTATTAGCAATAGCTCGATTAGTATCAAGATAAGTAGTTTCATATACAGGCAATTCTTCCATATAGTTTCCTGATACATCAATCCCATAATTATCATTGTTGAGATTATCAAGCTCGAACAAATCCGAACTTGCGTAACTCGCACcatcatcaccatcatcatcttcatcttccAACTCCATTTGGCATTCAACTTTTCGCTGATAATTCTTTAACAATTCTCTAGCAGCTTCTTCAACACTCTGATCTTTTCGCCTGATGTGATACATTGGTTGTTCATTTTTACATTTTTTGTTATCAGAAACTGCTATGTTCTTTACGCCATGACCGTGTTGCAAAGATTTATGTCCACAAGGCTGACAATCTTCATCCACAATTACACTGACAGGATAGAATCGCACTGACCTTTTCATGCCATTGTTCGATAATTTACCAGGAGATTTGCTTAGGCATGACCTGTAAGTCGAACATGCAGGCGATGAATTTGATGAGTCTGCTCCTGGGATTTTCCCCTTTTTAATATTTCCCCCTCCTGTTGTGAAGAGTGAGTTGAGAAAATTAGCAAGCTTAGCACCCGGTGAAATTGGCTGCTTCGCCTTCTTCAAATCACCGTAAAT from Apium graveolens cultivar Ventura chromosome 5, ASM990537v1, whole genome shotgun sequence includes the following:
- the LOC141723956 gene encoding protein BIG GRAIN 1-like A, with the protein product MDMYRRHNYNYLQENNNRYVRDRSPSFSSTLLDQIYRSIDETNDHKGTAVKTVKKKKQFIHTSAEAEDEVDFQRIENWMDKRKGIENITKTTSGKSAVIDHMSTRKFGENYGSFVNLNSSWSSSDSSSTGVFSSEAESNYGASSRSSSTTTFRPKPNKASTDIEKNLRDEERDHESEGVVKRSKLKALKIYGDLKKAKQPISPGAKLANFLNSLFTTGGGNIKKGKIPGADSSNSSPACSTYRSCLSKSPGKLSNNGMKRSVRFYPVSVIVDEDCQPCGHKSLQHGHGVKNIAVSDNKKCKNEQPMYHIRRKDQSVEEAARELLKNYQRKVECQMELEDEDDDGDDGASYASSDLFELDNLNNDNYGIDVSGNYMEELPVYETTYLDTNRAIANSLLV